The following proteins are co-located in the Cryptosporangium phraense genome:
- a CDS encoding acetate--CoA ligase family protein produces the protein MAVQTEAGPRTIVQNILDAVRAEGRDALTAPEGRAVVEAYGISTPGEALATNPEDAVAEATRIGFPVVLKIVSPDILHKTEAGGVLVGIKNAAEAADGYRTIVRNARHHNENARIVGVQVQQMLTQGHEVIVGAVTDPTFGKIVAFGLGGVLVEVLKDVTFRLAPTSRATAKQMVEGIKAAEILRGVRGAEPVDQEALATLISRVSDLVTDFPEISEVDLNPVLATSDKATAVDVRIIVGAETEPPSRFTREEILASMNRIMRPASVAVIGASAEAGKIGNSVMKNLVDGGYQGRIHPVNPKATEILGLPAAKTITDIDDDVDVAIFAIPAKFVPQALEEAGAKGVAGAILIPSGFGETGNQELQDEVVAIARKHGVRILGPNIYGYYYTPEHLSATFCTPYDVPGGVALSSQSGGIGMAILGFSRSARMGVSAIVGVGNKADLDEDDLLTFFEDDDHTQLIAMHLEDLKDGRAFAETAQRVSKRKPVIVLKAGRTAAGAKAAGSHTGALAGDDAVYDDILRESGVIRAPGLNDLLEYARGIPQLPTPKGENVVIITGAGGSGVLLSDACVDNGLSLMRIPDDLDQAFRAYIPPFGAAGNPVDITGGEPPSTYRNTIALGLEDPRIHALILGYWHTIVTPPMTFAELVVDVVDEYRARGIHKPVVASLSGDVEVEEASEHLYRNGIVAYPYTTEKPVAVLGAKYRWARAAGLL, from the coding sequence ATGGCCGTCCAGACCGAAGCCGGGCCCAGGACCATCGTGCAGAACATCCTCGACGCCGTGCGGGCCGAGGGCCGCGACGCGCTCACCGCCCCCGAGGGACGCGCGGTGGTCGAGGCCTACGGCATCAGCACGCCCGGCGAAGCGCTCGCCACCAACCCCGAGGACGCCGTGGCCGAGGCGACCCGCATCGGGTTCCCCGTCGTTCTGAAGATCGTCTCGCCCGACATCCTGCACAAGACCGAGGCCGGCGGCGTCCTCGTCGGCATCAAGAACGCCGCGGAAGCGGCGGACGGCTACCGGACCATCGTGCGGAACGCCCGCCACCACAACGAAAACGCGCGGATCGTCGGCGTCCAGGTGCAGCAGATGCTCACCCAGGGCCACGAGGTGATCGTCGGCGCGGTCACCGATCCGACGTTCGGCAAGATCGTCGCGTTCGGACTCGGCGGCGTGCTCGTCGAGGTGCTCAAGGACGTGACGTTCCGCCTCGCTCCGACCTCGCGGGCCACCGCAAAACAGATGGTCGAGGGCATCAAGGCGGCCGAGATCCTGCGCGGCGTCCGGGGCGCCGAACCCGTCGACCAAGAGGCGCTGGCCACGCTGATCAGCCGCGTCTCCGACCTGGTCACCGACTTCCCGGAGATCTCCGAGGTCGATCTCAACCCGGTACTGGCCACGTCCGACAAGGCGACGGCCGTCGACGTCCGGATCATCGTCGGGGCGGAGACCGAACCGCCCTCGCGGTTCACCCGCGAGGAGATCCTCGCGTCGATGAACCGGATCATGCGACCGGCCTCGGTCGCGGTGATCGGCGCGTCGGCCGAGGCCGGGAAGATCGGCAACTCGGTGATGAAGAACCTGGTCGACGGCGGGTACCAGGGGCGGATCCACCCGGTGAACCCGAAGGCCACCGAGATTCTCGGCCTTCCGGCCGCGAAGACGATCACCGACATCGACGACGACGTCGACGTGGCGATCTTCGCGATCCCGGCGAAATTCGTGCCGCAAGCACTGGAAGAAGCGGGCGCCAAGGGCGTGGCCGGCGCGATCCTGATCCCGTCCGGCTTCGGCGAGACCGGCAACCAGGAGCTCCAGGACGAGGTCGTGGCCATCGCCCGCAAGCACGGCGTCAGGATCCTCGGGCCGAACATCTACGGCTACTACTACACGCCCGAGCACCTCTCGGCGACGTTCTGCACCCCCTACGACGTGCCCGGCGGCGTCGCCCTGAGCTCGCAGAGCGGCGGGATCGGGATGGCGATCCTCGGGTTCAGCCGGTCGGCCCGGATGGGTGTCTCGGCGATCGTCGGCGTCGGCAACAAGGCCGACCTCGACGAGGACGACCTGCTGACGTTCTTCGAGGACGACGACCATACGCAGCTGATCGCGATGCACCTCGAGGACCTCAAGGACGGCCGCGCGTTCGCCGAGACCGCGCAGCGGGTCTCGAAGCGCAAGCCGGTGATCGTCCTCAAGGCCGGTCGCACCGCGGCCGGTGCGAAAGCGGCCGGCTCACACACCGGCGCGCTGGCCGGCGACGACGCGGTCTACGACGACATCCTCCGGGAGTCCGGCGTGATCCGGGCGCCGGGCCTCAACGACCTGCTCGAGTACGCCCGGGGCATCCCGCAGCTGCCCACGCCCAAGGGCGAGAACGTCGTCATCATCACCGGCGCCGGGGGATCGGGCGTGCTGCTCTCCGACGCCTGCGTCGACAACGGGCTCTCGCTGATGCGGATCCCCGACGACCTGGACCAGGCGTTCCGGGCCTACATCCCGCCGTTCGGCGCGGCCGGCAACCCGGTCGACATCACCGGCGGCGAACCGCCGTCCACCTACCGCAACACGATCGCGCTGGGCCTGGAGGACCCGCGGATCCACGCGCTGATCCTCGGCTACTGGCACACGATCGTGACGCCCCCGATGACGTTCGCCGAGCTCGTCGTCGACGTGGTGGACGAGTACCGGGCCCGGGGGATCCACAAGCCGGTCGTCGCGTCGCTCTCGGGTGACGTCGAAGTCGAAGAGGCGAGCGAGCACCTCTACCGCAACGGGATCGTCGCCTA